The Bacteroidales bacterium sequence TTTCTCAAAACAAATTTTCAAGTTTCACGTCACCAGCGACCATTTCAGAGGCATGTTGGTTTTTTGCGGCGCAAAGGGAATTTGTCCAGGTTGGGTTTATCCATTCGAAATGGAACCGGGTGAACTCGTCCGACAACCTATACAGCTCGTCTTTTGACTGTTGGCTGGTGTTAATTTACATTTCGGGTATATTTGCCGGAACTTCATCCGCCAAAATTTCACGACTATGTTGATCAAAGACCTGAAGCACTGCGAAGCGTTCATTGCCGGCGATAACACCATCCTGCGCGAACTGCTGCACCCCGACAAAGCCGACCTCAACCTGCGCTACAGCCTGGCGCACGCCGTCGTAAAACCCGGCCTCGCCTCTTACCGCCACCGCCTCAAAACTTCCGAAGTTTATTATATTCTCGAAGGCGAGGGCGTCATGCACATCGGCAGCGAATCCCGGCATGTCGGTCCCCACCAGGCCATCTACAACCCCCCCAACGCAGTGCAGTACATCGAAAACACCGGCGCCACCGACCTGGTTTTCCTCTGTATCGTTGACCCCGCCTGGCGGGAGGAAGATGAGACAGTGGAATAAATTCTTCCGGAGGGCTAATTGATATTTACCTCTAAGCCTCTGAAGGGCTATAGTTGGCTCAATATCACCGATTTTTGGGGATAGGATGACCGGATTATCCACACATCATCATGTTGGAAAAATTCATCGGAATGAGAAAGGGTCTGTTTTGAGGAAAACGCCTATAGGTAAAAGTCGGTCGCTATTTTTTCCTCATTTCTTTCACGATATCCTCAACTGTTTTAGCAATAAACAGTTCGGCCTTAAGCTGCGTATAGTCACCTTTCCCAGAAGAGAATTGGTTGAGGAACCGCAAAGTTTTTGCAAGGCCAAGTTCTTTGTACAAAACATCAAAAGCCTCTCTGTTTATTTCGTGTAAGGTTATAGTCTGGCTCATGGTAAAATCTCCCCGATTAATCT is a genomic window containing:
- a CDS encoding cupin domain-containing protein is translated as MLIKDLKHCEAFIAGDNTILRELLHPDKADLNLRYSLAHAVVKPGLASYRHRLKTSEVYYILEGEGVMHIGSESRHVGPHQAIYNPPNAVQYIENTGATDLVFLCIVDPAWREEDETVE